The DNA region TCTCCTGACTCTGCTCGCTAGCTACCATCTCTTGACTCTGCTCGCTAGCTACCATCTCCTGACTCTGCTCGCTAGCTACCATCTCCTGACTCTGCTCGCTAGCTACCATCTCCTGACTCTGCTCGCTAGCTACCATCTCTTGACTCTGCTCGCTAGCTACCATCTCCTGACTCTGCTCGCTAGCTACCATCTCCTGACTCTGCTCGCTAGCTTTTTATTTAGCATTTGAAAGttctgtggggggggtgaaGGGGAGTGAGGCCGCAGAAACGGAAAACTCGCCCCTGGACACTCGCCCACTGGGGTCCGTCACAACGTGACAGAACCCGCTGCGTGTCTTGCAGGGCAGCATCGTCTGCTGCGGCGTTGTTGGCTCCTACTCCGTGCTTCTGGCGGTGAGCACCTACATCTCCACCAGCCTGTCCTACCTCACCCTGGACGTCCTCAAGCGTCTCGTGGATGGCAGCTTCAGCCGGACCTCCGCCGCCGTGGCCTTCCGGAGCATCGGTGCGTGCAACCCTTCCTCCGCCTGCCATAGTGTCGGTGAAAGTCCATGTAGTCGCTGACCAATTGTACTTCGTCTCTGACAGTGGAGGGGCACCAGAGGTCAATcttgcttgggggatgggggacaggGGGACGGTGAAGCCTGTTGCAGGGGTATTAACCAGCCCTGACCAGCTTTCTTCCATAGGTGATAGTTCCATTGAATCTGGTTTTGACGTGAATCTCCCACTCATAGATTACATCCTGCTGACAGTGTGGGTGATCCTGGCGGTAGGCGGCACCGCCCTGCAGCTGCATCGCGAGCGGGAGCGCCCCTTCTTCCCACCCAGCCCCTACCTCATGTGGCGGCAGGAACGCGAGCGGCGGAAGACCAATGTGCTGGACCCCAGTCACCACATGCCCCCGCTGCCTTCCCGGCTCCAGGGCCGCCTGCTGGGCCTGATTCGCCGCAAGGAGCCTGCAGAAGAGAGGACGCCCCTGCTGTTGTAAGCCCTGTCCCTCCTCATGTGGGCCCCGCCCTTCCTGGTGTGAGTCCCGCCCCCGCTAACAAGCTAGCGCCGTAGCCCTGGGACCTCACTCAAGGTTCCGTGGGGGACTGGATGTCTGGGATACCTGCGGAAGCATGCACGTCACCCAGGCGGTCAACCATGCTGGAGCGGCCTGTGACCTGGCCAGGGACAATTCTCGCCTTTCACGTACCAGCCAGTCACATCAAGACATCTGTCGTGTTCTCTCTCCACCGACCAATCGGCATGCCGTCAGTTCAGCCTCCTGGCCAATCACACATGGGCATGTGTGGCACATTCTGCGGCGCAtgtataatgcggttcataccgCGTAAATGTGCATAAAGCCTGTGATCTGACTGCATTTTTAAGCTGGTGCGGTGCCTCATCCGAGAGGGAAGTGCGTTTTGCAGGGAGTGGCGAaatatggcaaaatattttGCCCAAAAATGACCCTTTCTTCACACCATCCTAGGAcgtgtttctttttatagaactaCAACCACTATTATATAATACACTTGTTTTTTGACTTGGGATAAATTGCCAAGAATGGGCTGTTGTAATCTTCCAGTTTTTAACACACCGATAAATGCCTTTTTTGTTGTTTATACTTTGCTGATTCATTGTGAAGGGCCTCTTAATATTCTATGGACGCTGGATGTGTGTGACCATGTGACCACACCCAGTGGGAGGAGTCACCACTTCTAGCGGGAAATGGTGCTCAGTTCACTTTTATTGCATCCGTTGTCTTTATTTTAATGACATGGTTCGGCCCACCAGCGTTGTTTTCAAGTTGTTTCATTAATAAAGTTTGTGTTTTTACTGGCATATTTGATGAACATGGTATTCTTTTAAATATCATCTTGTCTTGATAAAGTTAATATCGCAGAATCTGACCAGTGGAGACTCCAATAAAAAGAGTTTCCAATTCTTTTTTTATTAGTTTGTAGTTTACACAATATAATATGTTATAGTTTGAaggtaaaatataaatacatgtaTATTTAGAAGTAGCTGTTGGCCAATaaaaatctgcccccccccccctttgcccaGCTTGAGTGGAGATGCATGTCCCAGTGCTTTGGGCAGTCTTTCCTTGGAAATCCGTGGAAGGGATTCATGATCGACAGCCTGCTGGTGGACCTCCCGGGCCGCTTCTTTTGCAAATAGGTAGCTTTGCGGTGATGGTATCCAGGCAGGCCTGATGTCGTTTCTTCAGAagaccactagatggtgctatcAACAACAGCAAAAATTCGTTACGAAGGCGATGTGTACGTTCATCAGGATTTTCAAATGCAAAGCTGTCAGCTCATTGTTCCACTACTGAGTCTTAAGGGATGCTGAAAAATGCGGTATAAAATACTATAAACATGTCGTGAATGAACCCCGTTCTGTCAGAAGGTGTTAGGATGCAGACTGATTGAGCAGATGGTGTTTTTGCTCACACTTACGTATCAACTGTTTTATTTTCAGCCACAGGTAGGTAAACTCATTATAATTGGACAGACAACTATTAATTTGTGTACATAGAATAAAATATAACAACAATATTGGGTTAATATGTCCTTCTACCGTTTTGTAGTGGTATAAATTCTAGTTATAAATCTTATCACAATCTCTACTGTTTATAGCACTTCTAAAATGAAAGTCTTTGTGTAAAAATGTACTAAAATTCCTTCTAGACAGCAGACTGGTGACTAAAGATGTAACTAGGTAATTAGTTAACAATCACCCTGCTGGTTAGTGTGGCTAGTGTCACTACCTTTTCCTGTCCAGGCTTTATCTGATTGGGAACCCACCTCTTTCCAGTGCCTGAAGCCCAGCAGACAGTAGCCAGAAAGTGTGTATGGCTCTCAGTCTTTAAATTTTGACAAGGGCACCATCTTGGGACCAAACAGCAGACGCCCAGCGTTGGCTCCTCCCAGCTGCCGTGGGGGCCCCCCGATGGCGTGCAGCATGCCCCTGGccagcacatgcacacatgttGCCTGTCGGGGTTTCATGTTCGCTCCGCACGTCTTGGGTGGTAAAGAGAGCCCAGCCTGTCAATATTTAAAGAGGGCCGCACAGCACTTCTGGGCGTGTGGTGGGTGGGGCTGGGAGCAGGGGGTGGGCACAGAGGAAGAGGGGGCGGAGATAGAAGGCGGGAGGCGGGCACCAGACGTAGTCCAGTTTGCCGGAGAGGAAAAGCAgtggtcagggctgggtctgtCGTCACGGTGCGGAGGAGCTGTGGGAACTGGCGCTGGGTCTCTCATTTTGGCGCTAAAACAGGGAcgcccccccccggcccagaCCCAGAGgatacccccctccccaacctccTCCATAgcaactggaagctgtgcatcCCTGCTCAGAGCTGAGTGGCAGAGCGAGAAGGATGTGCCTGGTACTGTGACGCTCAGCGAGGCTCAAGCCGACTGAGGCTCCAGCCCGGAGAAGCTCCAGGTCAGAGAGCCTCCAGCCCAGAGGGGCTCAAACTCAGAGAAACACCAGCAGGACCAGGATCCGGGACCGAGCAGAACACGAAGGCAGACATGCCGTTCGGGGGGCTGTCAGCGCTGAAGGAGCGGGTGCTTAATCCGGGGAAGGAGGAGGCGAAGAACATCATGAGCGACTCGCTGGGACACCTGCAAAGGTAGGAGGGAACACAGGGGGCTCCCAGCACTCCCAGCTCAATCTCCTAACTGGGAACACTGGGTACACTGGAAACCCGAACCGGCTGGGTGCTCAAGCATTTCACAGGAAATGGAAGTGTTGTGTTTTCGATCAAATTTCAGCTCTAGCCACATCTTCTACGTGTCATAGTGAGAATCCAGCTGTTTTAAAAAGTAACTTCAGCTGGATAGCATCGCCGTGGTTATTATGAGGCCATAGATAAAGCATCATGAAATGCCTTTTAATATTAAGCCCGGATATAGAATGGAGAGTCCTTTACAAATACATACGCATCACATCCAGAGCAGGTTGAGTTACAGGTGATGTAATCTAATGTTTTATGGAAACATGCTTTCTGGTGCATATTTCATAAGGAGCAGATAAATATAGAGACACGAGATCTTGGTTGCAGAAGTGGACAGAAGCACCTCACACGTCCCCAGGATGATAAACACAGGGGCTCACAGGACAGACAAGAGCCACCCAAACTGGTCCTCATCTTAAGGAGAATATCAGTATATAAATAGTTCCATGTTTTTCTGATCATGCACATTTAACACCTAAACATATACATTTTCAAATAAAAGGTTGCAAGTTTAAGGAACATTTTATGATTTGTGACGTTAAAAAGCAAAGCAAAACTGATGCAGGACAATGAATATGTTAAAAATGTAAAGGTGTGAAAAAGGCTGGAATCTTGTGAGCATTTTATTACTACACTAGAGAATAATAATGTTTATGAAAAATGTATGACTATTTTATGGACATTATTgctataaaaacacatgaatATTTAGTGCAGCTTTGTACTGATTGGAGCGTCCATTCAGAGGTGCTGGTCCTGCGTGCGCTGCTCACCCTCTTTCTCAAACCCAACAGTCATTCATTTTCACCCCACTTTAAGCTCCCGTATTTTACTCATCGTGTTCATGTTTTAATTTGTGACTTGCGCAAGTTAatagtttttaatgttttttttgaaTTAGCTTTACAATGTAAACagatatcatccagttttgtgcGTTAATCACCCcatcttccatccatcttcacgaAAAAGCTTAATGAGTCATTAGCTTCGTACCAAAATAACCTGTTCCATCCGTCTTATCAACGTATCACATTCATTAAGGTCCGCAGCACAAATTACTCGGCCTTAGCTATCTTCACAAACTCCTCAGCTTCCTCCAGCTTCACGGCACAAACACCTCAGCTTTATGGAACCTCAAACCATGAAGCTCTCACTTTCGTTTCAGCTTCGCACTAGGAACGCCTCCCCTTCACCCAGCTTCACTGCAAAACCCCTCAGCATCACTCAACTGCACAAACCCCTCAGCTTCACCGAGCCTCAAACCACGAAGCCCTCAGCTTCCTTTCAGCTTCACAGCACAAACATCTCAGCTTCATTCAAGTTTCACGTCCCCATTATTCCACTGGCGCAAACCGACCCCTCCCAACAGCGAATGCCACCGCCAGCGTGCGTCACTGACAGCTCATTTAAATGTATCCCCCCGTTTATCTGCAAAGATCAGCTCTTTCAGATGAGTGATTAAAATTGTATGAATACGTTTATGAATAAGCTTACCGCTCCAGATCAGATCACTTTAATGTCGGGCTCTAAGAGGACGTGTTAATTTGTCTGCAACTCCGCCCTTTTCGGGAATCACCGTGAAATGAAGCCCATCACGGTGGGCAGGACAGCAGCCAGTGTGTCAGCCCAGTACCGAATTAGAGCAGGTAGCACCACCTGTGTAAAGCACCGCAAAACCCAGATGTGTTTTCCTTGGTGTCGTTGATCGCCAGCCACTTAAGTCTAAGCATTAACCAGCAaattgtctgtgtgtgcatgcgcagTGCCGTGCAGAAGTcttagtcaaagaaaatgtttatggctatttatctggataataagtgtatatttgctaggggaaaaacacagtttaacattagaacataagcaaattaagaataacacaataaaaacaattCCTAAAAAAAGGAATTTCTCCAGTTCTCCAAAAACTTGCTGATATCtgactgccccctgctatgtcacgatgtcacatatgggataaatgctgaggacacatttcgttgttgcgcactgtgtgctgtggtgtgtcaacaatgacaattaatcactaaattctaatatTGGATAACTAGATGAACATGGATTCGATTCCCGAGCCTCTCCTCAGGGGTAGCCCAGCCATTCCGTGTATTCGTTAAatgtcaccaccagctcaattaattaattcacttaatcagtaaaataactCACAGGTACTAAGTACTCAAACATGGTGGGGTAGTTGATGAGTGAAAAAAAGGCACTTGTATGTTGGACGGTTGCTGCAAATAACTTGGCTGATTTTAGGAGAGGTTCTGAAAGGGCTAAGCGAGTGCACACTGACAGACATAGTATCacggttttacaccaacatgaatatgatgtaaacattattttctatgactgcctaagacttttgcacagtactgtatgtctgggatgtgtgtgtgtgcagcggtgtgtgtgacagagagacgGAGAGCTCGCTAATGGCTCTCTTGTTTGATGTTAGTTGCACAGCTGTCAGGCAAGTCGGGAGTCCTGCATTCATCCGACATTAAAGAGGCTGGTGTGGAGCCGCGGTGGAGATGGTCAGGGAGCGCAGGTGTAGACAAACAGCGCAAAGACGCACCGTCTGCAACAAAAGCGCTCCGAGAGGAAGCGAAGTGCGCCGGCTCCCTACCGCACTGTTTACGCAATGACGTTAATGGACTGCTGTAGTCTGGTGGTGAGGTGCCCATAAGTGCTGTAACTTCCTGATCTGCGACACTGTCACAGAACACCGGGGGGTAACAGGACGCCGTGACATCGGGCCCTAACGACGGGGAGACATGCGGCGGATACGCGCGGTAAACTGTCAGCGCGGGAGAATAGCGGCGGCTGTAAATACTCTATGACAGCGAAAAgctcatttatttttaattagagACGCGCAGTCCTTGGCAGTGTCCGTGTTCCAAACTTTTCTCGGAAGCTGCTTTACATGTCTGAAGCGTTTTTCTTTCTCCTGGGTCTGGCTGTGTGGCTTAGTGACTTTGcaggtcgttttttttttttttttgcacattctGGAGCAACGCAGGGCGGAAGGCTGGGATACCCCACGGGCTGGGATACCCCACGGGCTGGGATGCCATGTTTTTACTAATCTTACGAATCTCATATAGAACTGGCAAACCTCCCCAACGATGCAACCCATGCTACTTTGCATATACGCAAAGTGGGCGCTTTCTTAAGTACACTGGCTTGCTTATGCTATTGGACTAAACCATGCCACACTTGGCGATTCCAGAACCTCACAAATAGCCAccttcctgggattttcacatgcTACTGTGTCTAAAGTTTACAGAGGACTGGGCGATTAACAAAAGCATCCAGTCTGCATCATATCTGTAGGGAGATACACCTTCAGCCATGTTGCTCCTCAGCACCGATACAATGGGTCAGCGGGTCGACCTGAAGAGGTCAAAACCACACCACACCTTCTCTGCCATTCCAGCCTTGTGCAGTTGTCACTCTGCTGCTGTATCACGCCCGTCCTGAGCATGGTGAGGTTCTCAGGCCCGCGTGTCCAGCATTAATACATAGACTATCCTAGTCTATACTCAAAGGCCCTGACTCTGGAAAAATGGAACAGTCCgagttattaaatctggccaatcAATCGGCCAGCACCTAATTACTGacgttgttttttatttttttcattttttcttttggcttaaaAAATAGCGtaagtctgggggggggggctcgtgcCCATGTCAGCCAAGAGCCCCCCGGTGATGTTAATGGCGCATTGGGCACATCCCGTTTCAGGAAGATGGACGGCACCCACACAGACGGGGAGGTGGAGATGGAGCTGTCAGCGGATGGGCAGCCGGTGCTGATGGAGAACCGCGACGCCCCGTTCTTCGACTGCGGTTGCTTCGGCCTGCCCAAGCGCTACATCATCGCCATCCTCTCGGGCCTGGGCTTCTGCATCTCCTTCGGCATCCGCTGCAACCTTggcgtggccatagtggagatGGTCAACAACAACACCGTCTACATCAACGGCTCAGCCGTTATGAGGGTGGGCGAGCGGGCTGGTCCACGCGCGAATCGGGGGAGGTTCAGTGTGTTTTATACACTGCGTTGGCACAGTGAGCGTTATGTACATTTTGTGGTCACTGCGAAGGGCATTACTCAGCAGATCAACATGCACTGTCGTTCGTTTGCCTCCATCCCCAGCCAGCACAGTTCAACTGGGACCCGGAGACGGTGGGACTGATCCACGGTTCCTTCTTCTGGGGCTACATCGTCACGCAGATCCCCGGGGGCTTCATCTCCAACAAGCTGGCGGCTAACCGGTGAGCGCCGAGCCGCATCGACGCAGAGACGCGGCCGGCGGCTTGTGAGGTCACCAAGAGGGTGCCTGAACTCGCGCTCGAGCTCTCAGTCGCGTCGTCAGCGAAATGTCATTCGTCGCATTCCCAAACACGGCATGCTTCGTGAACGGCCCGTTTCGCCTGAAACAGGAGATGAACTTCCGGCTTGGGAGGAAGGATGGAACGCTCTGAGCAGAGAAAGCGGAAATATCTGTTCTCGTCAGCGAGCTTGTGGCTCCAAATTAATTTAAACGGTTTAATTTGTTTAGTaaacgcttttatccaaattgACCCGCATTTAATGGgaaagcaggatcagccagTGCCTGGAGTCATCGAGGGTTAAGGACCTTATTAAAAAGGCCCAATGGTGAAGTCACAtcactgactctgggatttgaaccgacaaccttctgattacagccaAAACATCCTAACTTGCTAAGTTTAAAGACATGAGTTAAGGGGGCCGCCAAGTGGGGAGGGCCAATGCGCCCAAGGGGGCGTCGGCTTGCGAGCCGGACATGGGCTTGTAATAAAAGTTTCACAGGAGAGCGAGCCTCTGACGGAGTTAATAATTAAAGATCCAGACTCTGATTTCTCTCCTGGAAACTCCATGCCCTGGAATATTACAAGTGTCACTTACAGCTGGCAGGACTGGGGAGCTGAAAGTGGGACCAAGGAGGAGAACCCAGccgtggtggctcagtgggtgatTTATTTGTGAGCAGAAgggtgctggttcaaatcctctgGCTAGTGttcactaaataaataaaatgtaaacccAGGCTGATGCAGAATGGTGTCGGAGCTTGGAGTGGGACAAGAACTCCAATTAGCAGTTAGTCATTTGCatatacatacatttttttatttgggTGGTCTTTCATCGAAGTCACTAACAGGTCAGTACAAATAATCAACGTGTTAAAGAACGAGCAAAGATCGTCAACAAAAGTACATAATCGGTAACTGAGTAGCGAGGTAAAAATAATTATCGTCTTTAACATGGAAGCGCCTTGAGATTTAATGACAGTAGCTTTAGATGCAGGTAAGcaggaaaattaaaataaaaagcaaacaGCTTATTACAACACAGACATTCAAACTGTCTGGGGAGTTTGGGATGCGATGAAAAATTCAGGACTGGATCAGAATGCTGACTCAGCTGTTTTAACAGGACTTGCTGTGTAGCAGTGACTCTGTAACAAGATTTTGAAGTGACTCATGATtcatgagtctgtgtgtgtcctcCGTGTAACTGATAAAGGCGGGATTCACTGTATGACCTCTGTCACCCCCATCTGCAGGGTATTCGGGGCAGCCATTATCCTAACTTCCCTGCTCAACATGTTAATCCCATCTGCAGCGAGGGTCCACGTTGGCTGTGTCATGTGCGTGCGCATCTTGCAGGGCTTGGTGGAGGTCAGTACTGCCTCCCTGGAACTGCATGCAGGACCCAGGTCCTAGAGTTGCAGCAATAACAGCCTCACATCTGCCTGACAGGGTGTGACCTACCCAGCATGCCACGGGATGTGGAGTAAGTGGGCACCACCGCTGGAGCGAAGCAGGCTGGCGACCACTTCCTTCTGTGGTGAGTCTCCATATATGTCTCGCCTCCCCCTACTGGTTGGAGGTTGCTATTGCAATGAGATTATGCAGATTATGAATGTTAATACAATGATAATTGGTATAAAGGGAACATTAACTGCTTTTTTCAGCTGTAGTGCTCCTCATTATAAAGATGGTCTGCTTATTCTGCAAAGACACTCAGGAAATTTACCCTCCAAAATTTGTACACCGCAAGAAAATTAACACATCACagaaactaataataataatatttcataCTTTATTATCAATAAAACCAGCAGAGCCcagggggttaagagccttgacCAAGGaccccacagacatgctgaggctgggtttgaacctatgaccttctgattacaggcacacagacttagcccactgagccacacacggcCCCCTACTGAACTTTTAGCCAAATGTTTCCGTGCAGAAATGCAATATTAATAGCAATAGTTTTTCATATATAACTGCATTAAAATCTTCTTTTTTAAGCAAATGAGACCCAAAATAGACAGAGTAAAAAGTAAAGACCGACCGGTGCCCTACAATCCCCTGTCACTAACAGTCGCTTGTCTGTGTTCACCAAGACCTTCTGTTCAGAGAGTGATTCTGCTTTTTGTTAGCTAAATGACCCATTAGCTTAGTGGCTGCTAGCCACTGTttctacagcttgcatttgaaACGGGCGGCTCTTTAATATTAAACAAGCACTATGACAACCTGGACTGTAGACGCCTCTCTGCATGGATTCTGAATGAAGACGGCTGCCAGGCTATTCAGTGGCTGGGCGGCTCATGCATCTGTAGTTGCGGACAGAGCGCCACATTACCCCACATTACCCCACATTACCCCTGCCACACCGTGCCCCCAACCTGTGGCCTAATTTACATAATAGGGGAGGTGACATTACTAAAAGCCCCCGACTAAGTGCTGGTGTCTCCATGCTACTCTTTGCGCTCGTATTACCAGCCGAGACTATAAAGTGGCATTAAGATAAAATGTTGTTTTACAGTTCTGCACGTTAACGTATGTGGAACatgtcatgtgacccaggctgCTCTGATTTCCCAGGATCCTATGCAGGTGCTGTGATTGCCATGCCCCTTGCGGGCGTCCTGGTGCAGTATGTGGGCTGGTCTTCCGTCTTTTACATCTATGGTAAGGTTCAGCCTACCTggggctttatatttagcagCTCTGAGCACCTGTCAGGAGAGAGCAGAGGTCCCCTTTGTCTGATGTTTTCGGCTTCATATTTAGTAATTCCCGAGGGTCAAAGGTCCTTCAAATGTCCTGTAGACCCAAAGATCTGCAGGAAGCTGTTGCCCTGCAGTGTCAGCCTCACGCAGGAAGGGGCGTCTTTAACGCAGGCAAGAAGCATGCAGGTCCTCCCTGCCACGATGAGCCACTTGGCAGCTGAATGAAATTAGAGGGCTGGCAAATTGAGATGCGCAGATAAACCTGACGGCTGAGAATAATGGCGATATACAGGGTTTCGTCGAGAAGGAAATTATCGCAGATAAGGCTTTTTATTAACCTGAGGCGGGGACACCTACagcgggggtgggtgggggaatGCACTGCATACACTGCTgcattttcccagcatgccgCTGCTGGAGGTTTGCAGTTTTGTTGCGATGCTGTTTTAGTGGCCAAGCTATGGGATTGGTGCAATTGTTTTAAACAATGCTCTGCATTAAAAGCCAACTGCTTTAGAGGATGTCTGGTCCACTAATGTGTCATATTCCATTTAGCACGGCTGTCTTGCTATTGCCGAAACAGTGACCCAGGACCGGACCGGACCGGCTTGGATGTGCATTCTAGACCTGTCTGCAGCCTTAACTTTCACTTCCTGCCTGCAGGTGTTTTTGGGATGATATGGTATATCTTCTGGCTCCTGCTGGCCTACAGAAGTCCGGCCGACCATCCCACCATTACTGAGGAGGAGAGGACCTACATCGAGACCAGCATCGGTGAGGGGGCCAAGCTGCTCAGTGCCACTGAGGTGCGTGAGAGCTGCTCCCTGCCCCGCCATCTGCTCGACCCCAACGCCGTGCTCCTCCTCAGCCGCTCTCCCTTTGCAGAAGTTTAAGACGCCGTGGAGACACTTCTTCACTTCCATGCCTGTCTACGCTATCATTGTGGCCAACTTCTGCCGGAGCTGGACCTTCTACCTGCTGCTGATCAGCCAGCCTGCGTATTTCGAGGAGGTGTTTGGCTTCCCCATCAGCAAGGTGGGCAGGCAGAGGAAGGAGGATACATAGTAGTGAGCAACACATTGCTGCACTTCTGACAGGCAGGGAGAGCCAATCAACTGACATGCAGACAGGGGTGCAACAATGACAGACAGGGAGAGCCAAACAACTGACAGGGCTGCAGAAAGCCAAATAACTGACAGATAGACAGAGTTGCACCActgacagacagggacagtCAAACAACCGACAGGCAGACGATGCTGCAACTCTGGCAAACAGGGAGAGCCAAGCAACTGACAAATAAATAGAGCCAAGCAACTGACAGGCAGACAGGGCTGCACCAATGACAGACAGATACAGCCACATGACTGACAGAAAAATATGGATTCAGCATCTATTTACAGGTATAGACAAACAactgacaaacagacagacatggCTGCACCACTGACAGACCATTGGAGAGCAGATCTCAGATAAAAGGTTCAACTGGGTTATATTCCTCTCAAGCAGCTGTATTGCATGGCAGTGAAATTGACTCCTGCATAAATATGTGTTAAGTGTGTATCAGCCTGGACAGGTATCTGAGGTGCTCTGCACTTCCAGCTGGTGCTGAGTGTGTGTTAGTGGACAGTGTCCCCATCCCTGTGCTGCTGCATTTGAGTAGCCTGCCAGTTTGCCTACTGTTGTCTCTGCACAGGTAGGTGTCCTGTCAGCCCTTCCCCACATGGTGATGACCATCATCGTGCCCATTGGCGGGCAACTGGCTGACTATCTGAGGAGTCACAAGATCCTTTCCACAACAACCGTGCGAAAAATCATGAACTGTGGCGGTACGGGCCGACCGTGTGCATGGCGTGTTCTCCCGTGAGGGTGATGCGGCGagaccctccctccctccctcctgacATGCCCATGTTTGCAGGCTTCGGCATGGAGGCCACactgctgctggtggtgggcTTCTCCCACACGCGAGGCGTCGCTATCTCCTTCCTGGTGCTGGCTGTGGGCTTCAGTGGCTTTGCCATCTCAGGTGAGACTTCATGCACGTCGTGAGGCAACATTGTTTGTCACGGATCAGCACTGGCCGCCAAGCCAATCGCAAATACATAACCAGCCATCTGATGCTACTGTTGAACACCTTCAATCAAGCACATCACTTTCAATCAAGCACATCACCTTCAATCAAACACATCACCTTCAATCAAACACATCACCTTCAATCAAACACATCACCTTCAATCAAACACATCACCTTCAGTCAAGCACATCACCTTCAATCAAACACATCGCCTTCAATCAAGCACATCACCCTCAATCAAACTCACCATAACCAATAAATCTCACCACCACTCAACAAACCAGTCACCAACCATCAAAATCATCACGAAATATCAATGATTAATGAATGAAGGTTCAGGATGGTGAGAAAGTTCTTGCATTAGGTTCTTTTTGTCATGACCACAGGGTTCAACGTCAACCATCTTGACATCGCCCCGCGCTATGCCAGCATCCTCATGGGCATCAGCAATGGCGTGGGCACCTTGTCAGGCATGGTGTGCCCACTCATAGTCGGGGCTCTGACCAAACACAAGGTGGGAGTCTTGCTTTCTTTAAC from Brienomyrus brachyistius isolate T26 chromosome 1, BBRACH_0.4, whole genome shotgun sequence includes:
- the slc17a8 gene encoding vesicular glutamate transporter 3, with the protein product MPFGGLSALKERVLNPGKEEAKNIMSDSLGHLQRKMDGTHTDGEVEMELSADGQPVLMENRDAPFFDCGCFGLPKRYIIAILSGLGFCISFGIRCNLGVAIVEMVNNNTVYINGSAVMRPAQFNWDPETVGLIHGSFFWGYIVTQIPGGFISNKLAANRVFGAAIILTSLLNMLIPSAARVHVGCVMCVRILQGLVEGVTYPACHGMWSKWAPPLERSRLATTSFCGSYAGAVIAMPLAGVLVQYVGWSSVFYIYGVFGMIWYIFWLLLAYRSPADHPTITEEERTYIETSIGEGAKLLSATEKFKTPWRHFFTSMPVYAIIVANFCRSWTFYLLLISQPAYFEEVFGFPISKVGVLSALPHMVMTIIVPIGGQLADYLRSHKILSTTTVRKIMNCGGFGMEATLLLVVGFSHTRGVAISFLVLAVGFSGFAISGFNVNHLDIAPRYASILMGISNGVGTLSGMVCPLIVGALTKHKTRQEWQNVFVIAAVVHYTGVVFYAIFASGEKQDWADPEDTSDDKCGILDEDELAEETELTSEANLSQSKKMSYGATTDSSSHKQSWRNDGSDSYHQENGTY